The DNA segment ATAAACTGATAGTAAGTGAAGCTGCGTATTTCATGTTCTCTGCTGCCTTGGTTTTGCTGTCCTGCTTTTTCAAAGCTTACCATAAGGCTAGATACAAAGCCTGAATTTTCCTGGGACTTACGTCTTTATGGTGGCTACATAACGTGGACAggttttcaaatacttttaaataaatgcagcaaAAGATCCCTCAAAACctgtaacctttttttttttctctttaaggtTTGGACCCCATGGAATCCCTGTGACCATATTTCCTAAAAGGGAATATAAGGATAAACCTGAAGCCATGCAGCTCCAAAGTAAACCATTCCAAGATGAGGCACAGGTGAAGTGTGAATCTAATGCTGCAGTCCCTGATGACTCTTCTCTTGCGCAGCCATCAGAACCTAGCATAGCTAAAAGCCTATGGACTTCTAAACCACCTCCTCTCTTTCATGAGGGAGCACCATACCCTCCTCCTTTGTTTATCAGGGACACGTATAACCAGTCAATACCTCAGCCTCCGCCCCGGAAAATTAAGCGGCCCAAGCGTAAAATGTACAGGGAGGAGCCCACTTCTATCATGAATGCTATCAAACTACGGCCCCGGCAGGTCTTATGTGACAAGTGCAAAAACAGTgttgttgcagaaaaaaaggaaattaaaaaaggtgGCAATGCAAGTGACTCTTCAAAATATGAGGATAATAAAAAACGAAGAAATGAGAGTGTGACTACTGTGAATAAAAAACTTAAGACTGACCATAAAGTGGATGGAAAAAGCCAAACTGAAAGCCAGAAAAGGAATGCTGTGGTCAAGGTTTCAAATATTGcccacagcagaagcagagtaGTTAAAGTTTCCGCACAAGCAAATACTTCAAAAGCGcagttaaatacaaaaaaagttcTCCAGAGCAAAAACATGGATCATGCAAAAGCTCGGGAAGTCTTGAAAATGGCCAAAGAAAAGGCACAAAAGAAGCAGAGTGCAACCTCCTCTTCCAAAAATGCACATTCAAAGGTCCACTTCACACGGCGTCTTCAGAACACCAGCTCAGGTTCCCTTCCACCCCGATTGCGTTTAAAGCCACAAAGGTATCGGAATGAAGAAAATGACTCTTCTCTCAAGACAGGACTTGAGAAAATACGGAGTGGCAAGATGGCATCTAAGCCCCAGTCTCGCTGCTCCTCCACCCGCTCAGCAGGTGAGGCCCCTTCAGAAAATCAGAGCCCCTCAGAAGGCCCTGAAGAGGCCAGCAGTGAGGTTCAGGACACAAGTGAAGTGCATGTAACTGTTGATCAGGATGAACACCAGACATTGGGCAAGAGAGGCAGCAAAAGCAATATAACGGTTTACATGACCCTTAATCAAAAGAAATCTGACTCTTCCAGTGCATCAGTTTGTAGTAGTGATAGCACAGATGATTTGAAATCTACCAACTCTGAGTGTAGCTCTACTGAAAGCTTTGattttcctccaggcagcatGCAtgcaccttcctcctcctcctcctcctcctcctcctcttcaaaggaagagaaaaagctcaGTAATTCCTTGAAAACGGAAGTCTTTTCCAAAAACGTCTCTAAATGTGTCACACCAGATGGCAGGACCGTATGTGTAGGGGACATTGTTTGGGCCAAGATTTATGGCTTCCCTTGGTGGCCAGCCCGTATTCTTACCATAACTGTGAGCCGGAAAGATAATGGCCTTTTAGTTCGACAGGAGGCTCGTATCTCATGGTTTGGCTCCACAACAACATCTTTTCTTGCTCTTGCACAACTATCCCCCTTTTTAGAAAGCTTCCAGTTGCGCTTTAATAAGAAGAGAAAGGGTCTTTACCGCAAGGCCGTCACAGAGGCAGCTAAGGCTGCTAAGCAGCTGACTCCCGAAGTTCGGGCCCTGCTGACACAGTTTGAAACGTGAACATGGAAAGTAAGGTAGGCAAGAAACCTGGAGGCTCCACAAAATTCATAGCCTAGTTAGAAAACTACCATGAAGGACTTGTCAAGTCAGAAGTTGCACTCGGTTGACTGCTCTTTTTATACTAAAGTTGTTCCATTTGTAGCGGTTTCTTGACAGTTAAGCAAATTGAACATGCAATCAAAATTAGCCTAAAGTGAGAACTTGAGTATTTTTCaagtgagaattttttttaaagaaaaaaaacctcctcaAACACCCAATGCATAGGAGCCATAGCCTGAGCTGAAAGGCAGCTTATTTGCAGGGAATTTTTTTAGTAGTTTCTACCCAGTATATAACTAGTTGCTGTGTGGCAAAGGGTTAACACAAGGAATGAAAGTAGTagctgtgacttttttttttttttttttttttttaattaggtggCCCATCAGGGAAGTGTAGAAATGTAAGCCTTGTCTAAATGGTCTTTAAAGATTATTATAGTCTCTGATGTATTTAGTCTGGCCAGTGCAGATTGGTTCAAAGCATGCTTAAACATCTGAGGGAGGCATGCTCCAGTCCACACAGGCCAGTTTAAACAGCATTAGGAGGCTTGCTCAAGTTTTTAAGGAAGAAGAATTCACATAACTGAAAGACCAGATTAAATGGGGTTTTATCGTAGTGACCACTTAAACACTCAACCTTTCTATGCACATGGGGGCACAAATATAACACTTCAGGGTCTGAAGCGGAGAGGGATGCCTGTAGCTCTAAGACAAAGCTGAGAAGTCGCTCAGTGTTTGGGATCAAGGGCTGTTAATGCTGCATAGGTGTGAATCATAACTTCTGGTCTTTCTTCCCGAAGAAATCTTTCAGGCCATTTGCCTGGAGGTTTAGTTTAAGAGAGGCTTTGTTTTGAATGTGTAAATAATTGATTGCTGAAATTGGTCAGATTTTCTCCTGACTGGTTGTTCCTAAATTCTTAGGATACGTCCTAGTAAATTACACTTTGTGAATTGTCAGATGTGTAATTGTTGCATTTTGGATGTAtctaacttcatttttttaatatttccgTTTAAGGTATCTGTTTGCAGGTCAGAAAATGAGAATATGTAATTGTGTAATgctctgaaatgtaaaaaaacaaactgtaaataaaattgactaaatctgaattatttgtgtgtgtttctcaaaaagctttgaaaaaaatccaggatgTTAGAGTACTTCATATGTATGCCGTATTTAGAGGACacccttttaaaaagtaaattgtcCTTTTTCACATATTCTTAAAGATAACTGCTTGATGTAAAGTACTATTGGTATACTTCAGTCTTAATTTTGAGATTAAGCAATTATCTGtccttttgtttcaaaactaGCTCTGTAGAGGGCTTTCTGTAAAGTTTATCAAATTTCTCCGTTAATTAGATTTTGTTCCATAGATTTGAGTAAAGACTGTGGATAATGTCACTTATACAGTGgggaaatgttttcagttttctccagCTATCAAAACCTAATCAGACCCACTCTTCACTGCTACCTCAGCTTTTCTTGCATGTCTTTTGCTCAGCGTTGGGGCATTTTCATgcaactgacttttttttttttttttttttttccctcctagtTTTGGTCCTAATCTGACCATGTGAATTACTGTCTCTTCTCCAACCCACTCCTGTTTCAGCCTTGCAATGTCTTGTGAAGAATCTGTCAGCGCTCATCCCAAAGCagttttcatcctgttttttcCATAATTGCCCATATAGGCAATCATGACATCTGTAAAAATCTAAGTTTAGActgaaatcagattttaaacagACATGAAAATGGGGTAAGGATTTAATCATCAAACccttaaaatctttttaatttaaggTTAAATTTCATATATTCATGATACTGTCTGGTCTTTCTGAAgcattcagtttctttttacctttttaaattactcttgTGCCCACAGAATTATTGGAAGTCTGTAAGTGTTAAATACATGGCCATTCAAATTTTCCTCAAGTTTATGGTAGTCTCTGTTAGGTGGTAACTAAGCTTGCAAATATATCAGCTTTACCTTGGCATTCTaagttacaaaaagaaaaaccccactgGTCAATGCTTTTTGAATGTGATAAACACACAATAAATTttataatgtggaaaaaaaaaattggaaaaaaaatcctgtttcacTTCTCTGTATTCTTTCCTGCAAACAGAAACAGTTGCTCTAATTAAGTAAATAAGCCGTACTTTGTTATTAAAGCAGGCTGCTTTTTGATGTCAAAGAGCACATACAACGTGGTTTAGATGTCTGCACTAGTTCCTTGAGATTTAGGAGCTCAAGCGAACTGGTTACAAGTTAGTTGTTCTGAGCCAAGTAGTGgtgaaatcagtattttcattgttattttttctttaaaagaccTGGAAGCTTTGTACTATTAAGTTAGGATAGTACTAAAGCATACATAGTCAAAGCTTGCTCAGGTGTTCACTGGTAAGATGGGAGAGCAACAAGAGGGGTTTCCTTATattgttatatgttcaaaagaACTGTttatgaaatgcatttaaagaGTCTTAGTTTTGATTTGTAGTTGATCAGGCGTTTAAGAAGTCTTTCCTAAGTTGTATAGTGAATGTGCATTATCCTTTCAGACTTAACAGGTCTCGAAAGAAatgactcttttttttcttttttttttttaaaaaaaaaaaacagttagGTTGAAAATATCCTATTCGTACTCATGCATGATTTTCCTTTCACTCTGAAATAGCTATCACTCTAGATTAACAGTTTACAGTGGAGAAAATATTGGGCTTGTGTAAAGTCTGGGTGCAGTAAGTAACCCTGTTCGTGGCAGTATGGATGCTGCATGTCGGTTAGCTTTGAAGGCAGACAGAGCTTATTGCTGTTTTAGCTACAAACTGCAACATAACCCACACTTAACGTGCCTGTCTGCTCCCAGCAATGCCTACACTGTGAGTGTGGACTACTGCTCTTGCAGCTGGGTGCACATCTACCATCTCTGAGTTAGCTTGACAGTTTAAATGGCTATTAAATAACTCATGACAGGAGCATGTCTGTATGGTGCCAGGATAGTGCATCTGTGTAATTAAACTGTGCAACTGTTGCAAGTAGCCTGTGTCGTGAAGACAAACTTCAGTAGGAGTGACTTAGTTTTCTGTCTGCTTAGTAAATTGCAAATGATGTCTTTTTGAATTAATGAAATTCCTCGGTGTAGTTGTTGAATATGTATGTTCTTTCAATCTAGGGGGGGAAATGTGACAGGTAGCGATGAGTTTCTAGTACAAGCCTACTTCTCCTTTGAAGATCTTTAGCTTCAGGTAAAATGTATTGGGAGAGAGTAGTTATTCCAAAACTTAGtaagatttatttcctttataaggaaaaaacaggAGTGTTTGAAGGTATGATTGCTTCATGAGTGAAGTTAGACGCAAATGCTTGTAAAATGCTTATATGTCTCTGAAATGGAGTTCTACAGGAAACTGAacaaatatttgttatttttctaatcAGTTGTAATTTTATGTCAACACTTAAATGAGATAATCATCTCTGATTATATGGTATTTTCTCAGACAGTGCTATCTTTAGTTTCAAACCTACATAACCAACAGCTACCTCACCCGGAGGGGTGTGTTTAGTGGGGATAATTTAGGTTGACTGTGCAAGGCTGAGAAgacttattttttccagcatgctttaaaatctttttttctaaagtagTTTCTAATTGTGATTCGGTTTAAGAAATAGCATATCAGTGGAAGTGAGGAAGGGGTAAGAGTTGCTTCTTGCATTGCTAGCCTTAGGTTTGTTTCCAGTCAACTCTCCGAAGTCCTGAAACTGATTTCCATTCATGTCTTCTATAAGCTTTTGCTAAAGTTGTCAGAGTAGGATAAGAACATgaattttggaaaagaaatcttAGTCCCTAGTAGCATTATCATTTATCCTCATGCATGTTCTGCAAAGTACAGTGAAAAACTAGAGCTGCCTTCTTGGCTGAAGAATTCTGGAGAGGAGGCGCTAACATTCAGTGAAAGGCTATTTCAGTTaatctctgctttctttatAATTGTGTTCTAATAAATGCCTACTGGAGTAAGCAAATTCAGTCCATGCAGTGGGATCACTACACTAACTTGTAGATAAAGACTGGAACTGGAAGTGAAGTCCAGTAAGCTTACGATTAAAGGGGCAGTAAGATGGCAGTATTTTGTGCATAAGCCTTTTGGtaaaagtatatatatactATTTAAGAACAAACTTGAAAGTGATTTTACAGTACAGAGTTTATAGTGGTTAAAGGCTGAGGTGCTTTCcgttcttttttcagtttttaagggTATAAATAGAAAGGTCATAGGGaacatgaaggaaaagagaggaactTGGTGTGTCAAGCCAGCTAGGATGCTGGAGGGACAGCTATGCTGTTTGAGAATGATATGTTACTTTGCAGGGTCAGCAGAAAGGAACGGTGCTCTCCTGTCTTAGAGAGCTTGTAGGAGAATTTTGGTGAAAAGTATCATTCTCCCAGTTAACTGAACTTCATCTAGAATCTACTTCACACTTGTGGAAATAGTGACTTGCCACAGGATTTTGTCAGTTTAAACTGTGTTTACGTAAAGCGTGTCTTGTTTTTTTAGGGTAGGAAATAGCAGCATACCTTTTGGGGATGTAGACAGGCTATACTTGCAATAATACAGTGAAATTGTCCctataaataaaatgaagtatcAAAAGTTCTGCATAACTAATTTCCTTAAAGCTTCTTCTGACACGGCTGTAGTGGTCGGAGATCATTCACGCTTAACATCAGGACAGCTAAAGGCCCGTAGCACTGAAAACTTCTTGTAGTATCTGTCAGGCTGTCTAAAGATTCATTAGATTCAAGCTTGTGACGTGATTGTAAGCAGCTTCGAATTACTCTTAATCTGTAATAGGAAGAACCTCTGTTTTGATACAAGTCCTTAACAATTACGATGGCAAGTTCCTATTCCACGTTTAAAATACCTCGGCTGCTGTTCTTTGTGACAACTTTGTATTTTAGTGTAAATAGTTCCCTCCTATGGTGTTACCCCGTTAGTGTATTTATAGTGTGTGGAGATTATTAACTAGATAAAATAGGATCCCCTTGTAAGATGGCTTTTCTATTCCCTGCTCATCTTACTGGCATTTCAATGCACCTGTTCTAGTTTGAACTCCTCTTTCCCTGACATCGGTGGCAAAAACTGTTTATGGTAGTTTAGATGAGGTTTTACAAAACTCTTTTCAAATGGTGGTGATTCCTCCCTAAGTTCAAAATATGTCTGCTTCTTGGTTTTAATTGTTAGGTCCTAACAGCAGCTTGTAGTTTCCTATGATTCACTCATACGTTTCAGCCTGTCTTCTGTAATACCTGGGGTGTGCATATCAATCCATaaagttcttaattttttccttaaattaaacTCTTGACACAACTGTGCTTCTGTGAACAGAAGGCCAAATAGCAGTTCCCAGGCATGGCTAAGGAGACAGTGAT comes from the Falco peregrinus isolate bFalPer1 chromosome 8, bFalPer1.pri, whole genome shotgun sequence genome and includes:
- the PWWP2A gene encoding PWWP domain-containing protein 2A isoform X1; the encoded protein is MAAMAAEAAATAAVPGDGGAGEAEPEMEPIPGSEAGADPLPAVTEAVESVVPDGEEADGGKVVPGEAEEPPPVQLARSPAGTREPEAERTEKLPPSTPEEGSPLAEHRGAPSPESEEEPQPCPPPAGHPELPEEEPQPCPPATGGSAEPEPGEEPSRPEEEEPDAADAAAVEPKSPVPVAPAGGEAEAPLLPGSEVRVTLDHIIEDALVVSFRLGEKLFSGVLMDLSKRFGPHGIPVTIFPKREYKDKPEAMQLQSKPFQDEAQVKCESNAAVPDDSSLAQPSEPSIAKSLWTSKPPPLFHEGAPYPPPLFIRDTYNQSIPQPPPRKIKRPKRKMYREEPTSIMNAIKLRPRQVLCDKCKNSVVAEKKEIKKGGNASDSSKYEDNKKRRNESVTTVNKKLKTDHKVDGKSQTESQKRNAVVKVSNIAHSRSRVVKVSAQANTSKAQLNTKKVLQSKNMDHAKAREVLKMAKEKAQKKQSATSSSKNAHSKVHFTRRLQNTSSGSLPPRLRLKPQRYRNEENDSSLKTGLEKIRSGKMASKPQSRCSSTRSAGEAPSENQSPSEGPEEASSEVQDTSEVHVTVDQDEHQTLGKRGSKSNITVYMTLNQKKSDSSSASVCSSDSTDDLKSTNSECSSTESFDFPPGSMHAPSSSSSSSSSSSKEEKKLSNSLKTEVFSKNVSKCVTPDGRTVCVGDIVWAKIYGFPWWPARILTITVSRKDNGLLVRQEARISWFGSTTTSFLALAQLSPFLESFQLRFNKKRKGLYRKAVTEAAKAAKQLTPEVRALLTQFET
- the PWWP2A gene encoding PWWP domain-containing protein 2A isoform X3, which translates into the protein MAAMAAEAAATAAVPGDGGAGEAEPEMEPIPGSEAGADPLPAVTEAVESVVPDGEEADGGKVVPGEAEEPPPVQLARSPAGTREPEAERTEKLPPSTPEEGSPLAEHRGAPSPESEEEPQPCPPPAGHPELPEEEPQPCPPATGGSAEPEPGEEPSRPEEEEPDAADAAAVEPKSPVPVAPAGGEAEAPLLPGSEVRVTLDHIIEDALVVSFRLGEKLFSGVLMDLSKRFGPHGIPVTIFPKREYKDKPEAMQLQSKPFQDEAQVKCESNAAVPDDSSLAQPSEPSIAKSLWTSKPPPLFHEGAPYPPPLFIRDTYNQSIPQPPPRKIKRPKRKMYREEPTSIMNAIKLRPRQVLCDKCKNSVVAEKKEIKKGGNASDSSKYEDNKKRRNESVTTVNKKLKTDHKVDGKSQTESQKRNAVVKVSNIAHSRSRVVKVSAQANTSKAQLNTKKVLQSKNMDHAKAREVLKMAKEKAQKKQSATSSSKNAHSKVHFTRRLQNTSSGSLPPRLRLKPQRYRNEENDSSLKTGLEKIRSGKMASKPQSRCSSTRSAAQRH
- the PWWP2A gene encoding PWWP domain-containing protein 2A isoform X2 — encoded protein: MAAMAAEAAATAAVPGDGGAGEAEPEMEPIPGSEAGADPLPAVTEAVESVVPDGEEADGGKVVPGEAEEPPPVQLARSPAGTREPEAERTEKLPPSTPEEGSPLAEHRGAPSPESEEEPQPCPPPAGHPELPEEEPQPCPPATGGSAEPEPGEEPSRPEEEEPDAADAAAVEPKSPVPVAPAGGEAEAPLLPGSEVRVTLDHIIEDALVVSFRLGEKLFSGVLMDLSKRFGPHGIPVTIFPKREYKDKPEAMQLQSKPFQDEAQVKCESNAAVPDDSSLAQPSEPSIAKSLWTSKPPPLFHEGAPYPPPLFIRDTYNQSIPQPPPRKIKRPKRKMYREEPTSIMNAIKLRPRQVLCDKCKNSVVAEKKEIKKGGNASDSSKYEDNKKRRNESVTTVNKKLKTDHKVDGKSQTESQKRNAVVKVSNIAHSRSRVVKVSAQANTSKAQLNTKKVLQSKNMDHAKAREVLKMAKEKAQKKQSATSSSKNAHSKVHFTRRLQNTSSGSLPPRLRLKPQRYRNEENDSSLKTGLEKIRSGKMASKPQSRCSSTRSADLRLMFVLQCFSFSPVEEDQQSGPVRGLRRDYNLEKLDIRAEERGGDLMACMC